In Amaranthus tricolor cultivar Red isolate AtriRed21 chromosome 5, ASM2621246v1, whole genome shotgun sequence, a genomic segment contains:
- the LOC130813611 gene encoding indole-3-acetic acid-induced protein ARG7-like, whose product MSSKTMHSSECFESCCQWCFRPSLSLQPEAEHFIPKDVPKGHMVVYVGQDQKRYVIKITLLKHPLFRALLDQVRDQHDDSTTPPRLWIPCDETVFLHVIRCAR is encoded by the coding sequence ATGAGCAGCAAAACGATGCATTCATCGGAATGTTTTGAGTCGTGTTGCCAATGGTGTTTTCGGCCATCCTTGAGTTTACAGCCGGAAGCTGAGCACTTTATTCCTAAGGATGTGCCGAAAGGACATATGGTAGTGTATGTTGGACAAGATCAAAAGAGGTATGTTATCAAAATTACCTTGCTTAAACACCCGCTTTTCCGAGCTCTGCTAGACCAGGTTCGAGACCAGCATGATGACTCCACCACACCGCCAAGGCTGTGGATCCCGTGTGATGAAACCGTCTTTCTCCATGTCATCCGATGTGCCCGGTAG
- the LOC130813045 gene encoding uncharacterized protein LOC130813045 isoform X2, translating to MVGIEWQVKGTHEIDCNVFELSSLTALSPLDGRYWNKVKDLAPFMSEYGLIRYRVLVEIEWLLMLSQIPEVIEVPSFSVETKQYMHSLIDEFGIADALEVKNIEKVTNHDVKAVEYFLKQKCQSNPEICKVLEFFHFSCTSEDINNLAHALMLKEALDNVLFPVMDEVIGALCKMAKEYAHIPMLSRTHGQPASPTTLGKEMSIFAIRLSRERQKLSQIELLGKFGGAVGNYNAHIVAYPEINWPKIAEEFVLSLGLTFNPYVTQIEPHDYMASLFHAIIQFNNILTDFDRDIWGYISLGYFKQITKAGEIGSSTMPHKVNPIDFENSEGNLGKANAGLSYLSMKLPVSRWQRDLTDSTVLRNMGEGLGHSLLAYRSTLQGIGKLQVNQVRLDEDLDHSWEVLAEPIQTVMRRYGVPEPYEKLKEFTRGKAVTQESMREFVQGLDLPENAKANLLKLTPHTYIGAATELAKTVDAAVNMVNGFQKA from the exons ATGGTTGGAATTGAATGGCAGGTGAAGGGGACACATGAGATTGATTGTAATGTGTTTGAGCTTTCAAGTTTAACAGCTTTATCTCCCTTGGATGGAAGATACTGGAATAAAGTTAAGGACTTGGCTCCTTTTATGAGTGAATATGGTTTAATTCGATACCGTGTTCTTGTTGAG ATTGAATGGTTGTTGATGTTGTCTCAAATTCCTGAGGTCATTGAAGTACCCAGCTTTAGTGTCGAAACAAAGCAGTATATGCATAGTTTAATTGATGAATTTGGCATAGCAGACGCTTTGGAAgtgaaaaatattgaaaaagtgACAAACCATGATGTAAAAGCTGTTGAGTACTTTTTGAAGCAAAAGTGCCAGTCCAATCCAGAGATTTGTAAG GTTTTggagttttttcatttttcttgcaCGTCTGAGGATATCAATAATCTTGCGCATGCTTTAATGCTCAAAGAAGCATTGGACAATGTCCTATTTCCTGTCATGGATGAAGTTATAGGAGCATTATGTAAAATGGCTAAGGAATATGCACATATTCCCATGCTTTCCCGCACTCATGGACAG CCTGCTTCACCCACCACCTTGGGGAAGGAGATGTCAATATTTGCCATCAGACTAAGCAGGGAAAGGCAAAAACTTTCTCAAATTGAGTTGCTGGGAAAGTTTGGTGGTGCTGTTGGGAACTACAATGCTCATATTGTTGCATATCCTGAGATCAATTGGCCAAAGATTGCTGAAGAATTTGTGCTATCTCTTGGTTTAACTTTCAATCCGTACGTGACTCAA ATTGAACCTCATGATTATATGGCTAGTCTGTTCCATGCTATTATCCAATTCAACAATATCTTAACTGATTTTGATAGAGATATATGGGGCTATATCTCGTTAGGTTATTTTAAGCAG ATCACTAAGGCTGGTGAAATTGGATCATCTACAATGCCTCACAAAGTAAATCCTATTGATTTTGAAAATAGCGAAGGGAACCTTGGCAAAGCTAATGCCGGTCTATCTTATCTAAGCATGAAGTTGCCTGTCTCTCGCTGGCAG CGTGACTTGACTGATTCAACAGTTCTGAGAAATATGGGCGAAGGATTAGGGCATTCTTTACTAGCCTACAGAAGTACTCTGCAGGGTATCGGCAAACTTCAG GTAAACCAAGTCAGGTTGGATGAAGACTTGGACCATTCTTGGGAAGTACTCGCAGAACCTATACAAACA GTCATGCGAAGATATGGTGTCCCAGAGCCATACGAAAAGTTAAAGGAGTTCACAAGAGGGAAAGCCGTAACTCAAGAAAGCATGCGAGAGTTTGTTCAAGGGTTAGATTTGCCCGAAAATGCTAAGGCTAATCTACTGAAGCTGACCCCACATACATACATCGGAGCAGCAACCGAGTTGGCTAAGACTGTTGATGCGGCCGTGAATATGGTGAATGGATTCCAGAAGGCTTAG
- the LOC130813045 gene encoding uncharacterized protein LOC130813045 isoform X1 — MEAVGTISSSASRVLKNNHIFSFSSNKTPLKSNLFTAKGLSFPSLQSSSPTSTLRKPSSCSAAVSIKNSRISTSKVKGTHEIDCNVFELSSLTALSPLDGRYWNKVKDLAPFMSEYGLIRYRVLVEIEWLLMLSQIPEVIEVPSFSVETKQYMHSLIDEFGIADALEVKNIEKVTNHDVKAVEYFLKQKCQSNPEICKVLEFFHFSCTSEDINNLAHALMLKEALDNVLFPVMDEVIGALCKMAKEYAHIPMLSRTHGQPASPTTLGKEMSIFAIRLSRERQKLSQIELLGKFGGAVGNYNAHIVAYPEINWPKIAEEFVLSLGLTFNPYVTQIEPHDYMASLFHAIIQFNNILTDFDRDIWGYISLGYFKQITKAGEIGSSTMPHKVNPIDFENSEGNLGKANAGLSYLSMKLPVSRWQRDLTDSTVLRNMGEGLGHSLLAYRSTLQGIGKLQVNQVRLDEDLDHSWEVLAEPIQTVMRRYGVPEPYEKLKEFTRGKAVTQESMREFVQGLDLPENAKANLLKLTPHTYIGAATELAKTVDAAVNMVNGFQKA, encoded by the exons ATGGAGGCAGTAGGAACAATCTCTTCATCGGCTTCTAGGGTTTTAAAAAACAATCACATATTTTCTTTCTCCTCCAACAAAACTCCATTGAAGTCCAACCTTTTTACTGCAAAGGGTTTATCATTCCCTTCTCTTCAATCCTCTTCTCCAACCTCTACTCTCAGAAAGCCCTCCTCTTGTTCAGCCGCAGTCAGTATCAAAAACAGTAGGATTTCTACCTCTAAG GTGAAGGGGACACATGAGATTGATTGTAATGTGTTTGAGCTTTCAAGTTTAACAGCTTTATCTCCCTTGGATGGAAGATACTGGAATAAAGTTAAGGACTTGGCTCCTTTTATGAGTGAATATGGTTTAATTCGATACCGTGTTCTTGTTGAG ATTGAATGGTTGTTGATGTTGTCTCAAATTCCTGAGGTCATTGAAGTACCCAGCTTTAGTGTCGAAACAAAGCAGTATATGCATAGTTTAATTGATGAATTTGGCATAGCAGACGCTTTGGAAgtgaaaaatattgaaaaagtgACAAACCATGATGTAAAAGCTGTTGAGTACTTTTTGAAGCAAAAGTGCCAGTCCAATCCAGAGATTTGTAAG GTTTTggagttttttcatttttcttgcaCGTCTGAGGATATCAATAATCTTGCGCATGCTTTAATGCTCAAAGAAGCATTGGACAATGTCCTATTTCCTGTCATGGATGAAGTTATAGGAGCATTATGTAAAATGGCTAAGGAATATGCACATATTCCCATGCTTTCCCGCACTCATGGACAG CCTGCTTCACCCACCACCTTGGGGAAGGAGATGTCAATATTTGCCATCAGACTAAGCAGGGAAAGGCAAAAACTTTCTCAAATTGAGTTGCTGGGAAAGTTTGGTGGTGCTGTTGGGAACTACAATGCTCATATTGTTGCATATCCTGAGATCAATTGGCCAAAGATTGCTGAAGAATTTGTGCTATCTCTTGGTTTAACTTTCAATCCGTACGTGACTCAA ATTGAACCTCATGATTATATGGCTAGTCTGTTCCATGCTATTATCCAATTCAACAATATCTTAACTGATTTTGATAGAGATATATGGGGCTATATCTCGTTAGGTTATTTTAAGCAG ATCACTAAGGCTGGTGAAATTGGATCATCTACAATGCCTCACAAAGTAAATCCTATTGATTTTGAAAATAGCGAAGGGAACCTTGGCAAAGCTAATGCCGGTCTATCTTATCTAAGCATGAAGTTGCCTGTCTCTCGCTGGCAG CGTGACTTGACTGATTCAACAGTTCTGAGAAATATGGGCGAAGGATTAGGGCATTCTTTACTAGCCTACAGAAGTACTCTGCAGGGTATCGGCAAACTTCAG GTAAACCAAGTCAGGTTGGATGAAGACTTGGACCATTCTTGGGAAGTACTCGCAGAACCTATACAAACA GTCATGCGAAGATATGGTGTCCCAGAGCCATACGAAAAGTTAAAGGAGTTCACAAGAGGGAAAGCCGTAACTCAAGAAAGCATGCGAGAGTTTGTTCAAGGGTTAGATTTGCCCGAAAATGCTAAGGCTAATCTACTGAAGCTGACCCCACATACATACATCGGAGCAGCAACCGAGTTGGCTAAGACTGTTGATGCGGCCGTGAATATGGTGAATGGATTCCAGAAGGCTTAG